One stretch of Deltaproteobacteria bacterium DNA includes these proteins:
- a CDS encoding 4Fe-4S binding protein — MAFNPIVDHDKCVGCEECVDVCPVDVYEMQDGKSVAVQADECLGCESCVEVCEQGAITIEET, encoded by the coding sequence ATGGCTTTCAATCCCATCGTCGATCATGACAAGTGCGTAGGTTGCGAGGAGTGCGTGGACGTTTGCCCCGTTGACGTTTACGAAATGCAGGATGGAAAATCCGTGGCCGTCCAGGCCGACGAGTGCCTCGGCTGCGAAAGCTGCGTGGAAGTTTGCGAGCAGGGTGCCATCACCATAGAAGAAACTTAG
- the rpmE gene encoding 50S ribosomal protein L31 has translation MKDGIHPNYKPTSIRCACGATIETGSVMDNISVEICSQCHPFFTGKPKLIDSAGRIERFRRKYANFQAPEKK, from the coding sequence ATGAAAGACGGCATCCACCCCAACTACAAGCCCACCTCCATCCGCTGCGCCTGCGGCGCAACGATTGAGACCGGCTCGGTGATGGACAACATCAGCGTGGAAATCTGCTCACAGTGCCACCCCTTTTTCACCGGCAAGCCGAAACTGATCGACTCGGCCGGGCGCATCGAGCGTTTCCGCCGCAAGTACGCCAATTTTCAGGCACCGGAAAAAAAGTAG
- the prfA gene encoding peptide chain release factor 1 — MLERLHGVEQRFMEVEGLLSDPKVVSNLETYQKYVREHSELQSVVEAYRGYKKILNDLDDVRELSKDPDPDIKEMARDDFDRLTSLKAAAEQELTLLLLPKDPSDEKNVFLEIRAGTGGEEAALFAADLFRMYARYAETKGYGVEIMSSSEAERGGFKEIVAMISGKGAFSTFKYESGTHRVQRVPATEAQGRIHTSAVTVAVLPEVDDVDVKIDPTELRIDVYRSQGAGGQHVNTTDSAVRITHLPTGLVVTCQDERSQHKNKAKAMKALQARLYDQELGQQTAAQAKDRKTQVGSGDRSERIRTYNYPQNRITDHRIGLTLYKLDAIMEGDPSEFVSALATHHQALALQAGR; from the coding sequence ATGCTCGAACGACTGCACGGGGTAGAACAGAGATTCATGGAGGTGGAGGGGCTTCTCTCCGACCCCAAGGTGGTGTCCAACCTGGAGACCTACCAGAAATACGTGCGCGAGCACTCCGAGCTTCAATCGGTGGTGGAGGCTTACCGGGGCTACAAGAAAATCCTGAATGATCTCGACGACGTGCGGGAGCTTTCAAAAGACCCGGACCCGGACATCAAGGAAATGGCCAGGGACGACTTTGACCGCTTAACCAGCCTGAAGGCCGCAGCCGAACAGGAACTCACCCTGCTTCTTCTGCCCAAAGACCCCAGCGACGAGAAGAACGTATTCCTGGAAATACGGGCCGGCACAGGGGGCGAGGAGGCGGCGCTTTTCGCGGCGGACCTTTTCAGGATGTACGCCCGCTACGCGGAAACCAAGGGCTACGGCGTCGAAATCATGAGCTCCTCCGAGGCTGAACGGGGAGGCTTCAAGGAAATCGTGGCCATGATTTCCGGAAAAGGGGCCTTTTCCACCTTCAAGTACGAGTCCGGCACCCACAGGGTTCAGCGGGTTCCCGCAACCGAGGCCCAGGGCCGCATCCACACCAGCGCCGTCACCGTGGCGGTCCTGCCTGAGGTTGACGACGTGGATGTCAAAATCGACCCTACCGAGCTTCGCATAGACGTTTACCGTTCCCAGGGCGCTGGCGGCCAGCACGTCAACACCACGGATTCAGCCGTGCGCATCACCCACCTGCCCACCGGGCTCGTGGTGACCTGCCAGGACGAACGCAGCCAGCACAAAAACAAGGCCAAGGCCATGAAGGCTCTGCAGGCAAGGCTCTACGACCAGGAACTCGGCCAGCAGACGGCGGCCCAGGCCAAGGACCGCAAGACCCAGGTGGGTTCGGGCGACCGAAGCGAGCGCATCCGCACCTACAATTACCCCCAAAACCGTATCACCGACCACCGCATCGGCCTTACCCTCTACAAGCTGGACGCCATCATGGAAGGCGACCCGTCCGAGTTCGTCTCGGCCCTTGCCACCCACCACCAGGCCCTGGCCCTGCAAGCCGGAAGGTAA
- a CDS encoding response regulator: protein MAKEQAGKKRTVSLTIKLAASFAVFATLIAAMLTYALYSEVRGRLKEDIRVRLRDVAAVSALLVDAEAHALLTHPSQESTDQYRRIRESLQRVRGRATEVRHVRTMRKNEKGEIVFVVDATTRSGEMAHIGEVYKTASKALISNFDTLAEPLVENGFYADKRGTWLSGYAPFYDAQGRREGIIGVDIAAGSILESLILFRVRAIFVLAFTMLLAVVLGLLLGRRLASPIAGLTQAARRVAEGDLSMRVPVMTSDETGELAAVFNDMTARLHESRQRLTTEIEERRSAQAALSQSEEEFRKLYGDATVGLYKTTFPEGRIITCNNRFARMLGFASSDVVPEIRLGSERYVNPEQREELKRLLLEKGTVDSFEALFYREDNTTFWIRFSARLVDHGENIEGMAVDFTEEKTAVDRLKAAEQKYRGIFENAVEGIFQCAGDGRILSANPAMARLMGYESADQLISRVEDFPLAFFAAPEKREDFFRQISAKGSVSGFETCFLTSDGSLRHGNISARAVYDEGGLLALLEGSLEDATERRRAEELEKARIEAEARHRATRTFLGDLGRQMRTPMNAVTGMGQLLLATELAPTQREYVETLKAAGERMLTLVADMLVLSKAEARTLELEKIPFNLLELVEKTCEAMAEKAHEKNLELLCQVMPNTPHNLLGDPFHLRQVLVNVTAAILGIAPVGEVSVSVQPVKDPLRKDSGEGVQYCVECAEGRLPTESVAALFAFFARMGGEAQSGAGDQALGLRIAAQLVELMGGTIFAKNNESGGCALCFTTFLERQKKSAEAASPSSPLKDLSILVADNDTKSRNLLKEALNEAGARVTEAEDAQSAITLLKDAWMLPRPFDAVLISRTMPDMDGLEAAEIIKIEHLCPVAVLVLGFSATHEDVERAREIGIHHFLKKPLKKGQAVSVLRSAVRQERGDKSGEADDGEGLPPIDILLVEDSETNRFVIRAYLKNTPCRIHIAENGAKAVEKFMAQPFDVVLMDMQMPVMDGYEALSLIRKWEKENREKKTPIIAMTADAKEDDEVRYIDTGFDALLAKPIKKNSLLTMLLHQILGKKTVAPKKEVDRIMDTLGIGGDEPILAWVNPDLEELAPQYLKTLAKSADTMMVCLGSSDFDTVRTLGHRMKGEGNAFGFEAISRLGAVIEDAAARKNSQKISDYVEKLRDFLTRVEIV from the coding sequence ATGGCCAAAGAACAAGCAGGGAAAAAGCGCACCGTCTCCCTGACCATCAAGCTGGCGGCGTCATTTGCGGTGTTCGCCACCCTCATAGCGGCAATGCTGACCTATGCCCTCTATTCCGAAGTCAGGGGCCGCCTTAAAGAGGACATCCGGGTGCGCTTGAGGGACGTGGCCGCCGTGTCCGCTCTTCTGGTGGACGCCGAGGCCCACGCGCTCCTCACCCATCCGTCCCAGGAAAGCACCGACCAGTACCGCAGGATTCGGGAATCCCTCCAGCGGGTCCGGGGCCGCGCAACCGAGGTGCGCCATGTCCGCACCATGCGGAAAAATGAAAAGGGCGAAATCGTCTTCGTGGTGGACGCAACCACTCGATCAGGCGAAATGGCCCACATAGGCGAGGTCTACAAGACCGCGAGCAAGGCCCTTATAAGCAATTTCGACACCCTTGCCGAGCCTTTGGTGGAAAACGGCTTCTACGCCGATAAGCGGGGAACCTGGCTTTCCGGCTACGCTCCCTTTTACGACGCCCAGGGCCGCCGGGAAGGCATCATCGGAGTCGATATAGCGGCGGGCTCCATCCTCGAAAGCCTGATCCTTTTCCGTGTCCGGGCTATTTTCGTCCTGGCCTTCACCATGCTTCTGGCCGTGGTGCTGGGGCTTTTGCTGGGCCGCCGTCTTGCCTCGCCCATAGCGGGCCTCACCCAGGCCGCGCGGAGGGTCGCGGAAGGCGACCTGTCCATGCGGGTCCCGGTGATGACCAGCGACGAAACCGGCGAGCTGGCCGCCGTGTTCAACGACATGACCGCCAGGCTCCACGAGTCGCGCCAAAGGCTCACCACCGAAATCGAGGAGCGAAGGTCCGCCCAGGCCGCACTTTCCCAGAGCGAGGAGGAGTTCCGCAAGCTCTACGGCGACGCCACGGTGGGCCTTTACAAGACCACCTTTCCCGAAGGCCGGATTATCACGTGTAACAACCGTTTCGCCAGAATGCTGGGTTTCGCCTCCTCTGATGTGGTCCCGGAAATCCGCCTGGGCTCGGAACGCTACGTCAACCCGGAACAGCGCGAGGAACTGAAACGCCTGCTTCTGGAAAAAGGCACGGTGGATTCCTTCGAGGCCCTGTTCTACCGCGAGGACAACACCACCTTCTGGATTCGCTTTTCCGCAAGGCTCGTTGACCACGGCGAAAACATAGAGGGCATGGCGGTCGATTTCACCGAGGAAAAGACCGCAGTCGACCGCCTGAAGGCAGCCGAGCAGAAATACAGGGGCATTTTCGAAAACGCGGTGGAAGGCATTTTCCAGTGCGCGGGCGACGGCAGGATCCTTTCGGCCAACCCCGCCATGGCGCGCCTCATGGGCTATGAATCAGCCGATCAACTGATCTCACGGGTCGAGGACTTCCCCCTGGCCTTTTTTGCGGCCCCGGAAAAGCGCGAGGACTTTTTTCGCCAGATTTCGGCTAAAGGCTCGGTTTCAGGTTTCGAGACATGCTTTCTAACCAGCGACGGCTCCCTTCGCCACGGTAACATCTCGGCCAGGGCGGTTTACGACGAGGGCGGCCTTCTGGCCCTTCTGGAAGGCTCCCTTGAGGACGCCACGGAACGTCGGCGGGCCGAGGAGCTGGAAAAGGCCAGGATAGAGGCCGAGGCCCGGCATCGGGCCACCCGCACCTTTCTGGGCGACCTGGGCCGCCAGATGCGCACCCCCATGAACGCGGTGACGGGCATGGGCCAGCTTCTCCTTGCCACGGAGCTTGCCCCCACCCAGCGGGAATACGTGGAAACCCTAAAGGCCGCAGGAGAGCGTATGCTCACCCTGGTGGCCGACATGCTGGTTCTTTCCAAAGCGGAGGCCAGAACCTTGGAACTGGAAAAGATCCCCTTCAATCTTCTGGAACTGGTGGAAAAGACCTGCGAGGCCATGGCGGAAAAGGCCCACGAGAAAAACCTGGAACTTCTCTGCCAGGTGATGCCAAACACCCCGCACAACCTTCTGGGCGACCCCTTCCACTTGAGGCAGGTCCTGGTCAACGTCACCGCAGCCATTCTCGGCATAGCCCCCGTGGGCGAGGTCTCGGTCTCGGTACAGCCCGTGAAGGACCCCTTGAGGAAGGATTCGGGCGAAGGCGTCCAGTATTGCGTGGAATGCGCCGAGGGAAGGCTCCCCACCGAAAGCGTCGCGGCGCTTTTCGCCTTTTTCGCGCGCATGGGCGGCGAAGCCCAGTCGGGCGCGGGCGACCAGGCCCTGGGGCTAAGGATCGCGGCCCAACTGGTGGAACTCATGGGCGGAACCATATTCGCCAAAAACAACGAAAGCGGCGGCTGCGCCCTGTGTTTCACCACCTTTCTGGAGCGCCAGAAAAAAAGCGCCGAAGCCGCTTCGCCCTCCTCCCCCTTGAAGGACCTCTCCATACTGGTGGCGGACAACGACACCAAGAGCCGCAACCTTTTGAAGGAAGCCTTGAACGAGGCCGGAGCGCGGGTGACCGAGGCGGAGGACGCTCAGAGCGCCATAACGCTTCTCAAGGACGCCTGGATGCTCCCCCGGCCCTTTGACGCCGTGCTCATTTCGCGCACCATGCCGGACATGGACGGGCTGGAAGCCGCCGAAATCATAAAGATCGAGCATCTCTGCCCCGTGGCGGTTCTGGTTCTGGGTTTTTCCGCCACCCACGAGGATGTGGAACGGGCGCGGGAAATCGGCATCCACCACTTTCTCAAAAAGCCCCTCAAAAAGGGCCAGGCGGTCAGCGTGCTGCGAAGCGCCGTGCGCCAGGAAAGGGGCGACAAGAGCGGCGAGGCCGACGACGGCGAGGGCCTGCCGCCCATAGACATCCTTCTGGTGGAGGATTCCGAGACCAACCGCTTCGTCATACGGGCCTATCTCAAAAACACCCCCTGCCGCATCCACATCGCGGAAAACGGGGCCAAGGCCGTGGAAAAGTTCATGGCCCAGCCCTTCGACGTGGTCCTTATGGACATGCAGATGCCGGTGATGGACGGCTATGAGGCCTTAAGTCTCATAAGGAAGTGGGAGAAGGAGAACCGGGAGAAGAAGACCCCCATCATAGCCATGACAGCCGACGCCAAGGAAGACGACGAGGTGCGCTACATAGACACCGGCTTCGACGCCCTCCTGGCCAAGCCCATCAAGAAGAACTCCCTGCTCACCATGCTTTTGCATCAAATACTTGGCAAGAAGACGGTCGCCCCCAAAAAGGAGGTCGACCGCATAATGGACACCCTCGGAATCGGCGGGGACGAGCCCATTCTGGCCTGGGTCAACCCCGATCTGGAGGAGCTGGCCCCCCAATATCTGAAAACACTGGCGAAAAGCGCCGACACCATGATGGTTTGCCTCGGCTCTTCGGATTTCGATACGGTGCGCACCCTTGGCCACCGCATGAAGGGCGAAGGCAACGCCTTCGGATTCGAGGCAATAAGCCGCCTGGGAGCCGTGATCGAAGACGCCGCCGCCCGCAAAAACAGCCAGAAGATTTCCGACTACGTCGAAAAGCTGCGCGATTTTCTCACCCGCGTCGAAATCGTCTGA
- a CDS encoding (Fe-S)-binding protein, translating into MTNQVVKIGKKRKSAFMDMVKQILPEGGNLDACLTCGLCSSGCPATGIGDMDPRKFLRMAALGLDEELTTHPWAWHCTMCMRCIHACPMKINIPQLVFNVRGSWPRETRPKGILGSCDMALRNDSCSAMGATEEDFEFVVNDILEEVRATQVGWEELEAPLNKQGAEFFLNQNSREPVTEPDEMVPLWKILSKVGADWTYGTKGWAAENYCLFMADNESWKHIVEVKAKAVEDLGCKVWLNTEUGHELFAVRAGLQKFKIPFNFEIKSIIQYYAQWIREGKLPVNSDWNKDLKVKFTVQDPCQLVRKTFGDPVADDLRFVVKAVVGEENFVDMSPNKSNNYCCGGGGGFLQSGYPDERRQYGKLKDDQIKATGATYCITPCHNCHAQVHDLSEHYEGHYHVLHLWTLICLSMGCLGPNERTYLGPDLADLLMPEVRGEEE; encoded by the coding sequence ATGACGAATCAGGTCGTAAAAATCGGCAAAAAGCGCAAGAGCGCTTTCATGGACATGGTGAAACAGATTCTTCCCGAAGGCGGAAACCTGGACGCCTGCCTCACCTGCGGGCTGTGCTCGTCCGGGTGCCCCGCAACGGGCATAGGGGACATGGACCCCCGGAAGTTCCTTCGCATGGCGGCCCTGGGCCTTGACGAGGAACTCACCACCCATCCCTGGGCGTGGCACTGCACCATGTGCATGCGCTGCATCCATGCCTGCCCCATGAAGATCAACATTCCCCAGCTCGTTTTCAACGTGCGCGGGTCCTGGCCCCGCGAGACGAGGCCCAAGGGCATCCTGGGCTCCTGCGACATGGCCTTGCGGAACGACTCCTGCTCGGCCATGGGAGCCACGGAAGAGGACTTCGAGTTCGTGGTGAACGACATCCTGGAGGAAGTCCGGGCAACCCAGGTTGGCTGGGAGGAACTGGAGGCACCGCTCAACAAACAGGGCGCCGAATTCTTCCTCAATCAGAACTCCCGCGAGCCCGTCACCGAGCCGGACGAGATGGTGCCCCTGTGGAAGATACTCAGCAAGGTGGGCGCAGACTGGACCTACGGCACCAAGGGCTGGGCCGCCGAGAACTACTGCCTGTTCATGGCGGACAACGAGTCCTGGAAACACATAGTGGAAGTAAAAGCCAAGGCCGTGGAGGACCTTGGCTGCAAGGTCTGGCTCAACACCGAGTGAGGGCACGAACTCTTCGCGGTCCGGGCTGGACTGCAAAAATTCAAGATTCCCTTCAATTTCGAGATCAAGAGCATCATCCAGTATTACGCCCAGTGGATTCGTGAGGGCAAACTGCCGGTCAATTCCGACTGGAACAAGGACTTGAAGGTCAAGTTCACGGTGCAGGACCCCTGCCAGCTTGTTCGCAAGACCTTCGGCGACCCCGTTGCCGATGATTTGAGGTTCGTGGTGAAGGCCGTTGTGGGCGAGGAAAATTTCGTGGACATGAGCCCCAACAAGAGCAACAACTACTGTTGCGGCGGCGGTGGCGGATTCCTCCAGAGCGGCTACCCGGACGAGCGCCGCCAGTACGGCAAGCTGAAGGACGACCAGATAAAGGCCACGGGCGCGACTTACTGCATAACGCCCTGCCACAACTGCCACGCCCAGGTTCATGACTTAAGCGAGCACTACGAGGGCCATTACCACGTGCTGCATCTGTGGACCCTGATCTGCCTTTCAATGGGCTGCCTTGGGCCCAACGAGCGCACCTATCTCGGCCCAGACCTGGCCGACCTCCTCATGCCCGAAGTAAGGGGAGAGGAAGAGTAG
- a CDS encoding DUF362 domain-containing protein, with protein MQKIRFPETALVGQSLFKAADLDAFEAVEKALFSIRENLVVRPGQTVAVGVGSRNIDRIGEIVAKTVEFLRDLGLSPFLVPAMGSHGGATPEGQIEVLESLGVKAAGMAVPVRAGMGVRELGRLGPGCPVFFSEDALSADHVVIINRIKPHTKFTLPIESGLLKMLSIGLGKEKGAAALHRAAAGLGFGIIERAGCLILEKIPLLFGLALLEDGFGKLSGAHPLLPENLVEGEKSLLKEAYALLPRVPFDKLDILVIDRIGKDISGIGMDSNVTGRHRDLTGDFNVSPRPKRIFVRELSEKSGGNANGIGLADFTTSRLVAAIDRKKTYLNALAAISPEKAAVPMHFDTDSEALSACLETCGCDDPQKVRLVRIKDTAHLDILEVSAGLAGEIAQNPSLSLVSDFRPMIFDSEKNLISLA; from the coding sequence ATACAAAAAATCCGTTTTCCCGAAACGGCGCTTGTGGGGCAGAGCCTCTTCAAGGCGGCGGATTTGGACGCCTTTGAGGCCGTGGAAAAGGCCCTTTTTTCCATAAGGGAAAATCTTGTTGTAAGGCCGGGCCAAACGGTTGCCGTGGGAGTGGGAAGCCGGAACATCGACCGGATCGGCGAAATTGTCGCAAAAACGGTGGAGTTCCTTCGCGACCTGGGCCTTTCGCCCTTTCTGGTCCCGGCAATGGGCAGCCACGGGGGGGCCACGCCGGAAGGCCAGATCGAGGTGCTGGAATCCCTGGGCGTGAAGGCTGCGGGAATGGCGGTTCCGGTGCGGGCGGGCATGGGGGTGAGGGAGCTTGGCCGCCTTGGCCCCGGCTGCCCGGTGTTTTTTTCCGAAGACGCCCTTTCCGCCGACCACGTGGTCATCATCAACCGCATAAAGCCCCACACCAAGTTCACCCTGCCCATCGAAAGCGGGCTTTTGAAGATGCTTTCCATCGGCCTTGGCAAGGAAAAAGGCGCGGCGGCCCTTCACAGGGCGGCGGCGGGCCTTGGGTTCGGGATTATCGAGCGGGCCGGTTGCCTCATCCTGGAAAAAATCCCCCTTCTTTTCGGCCTGGCGCTTCTGGAGGACGGCTTCGGAAAGCTCTCCGGCGCACACCCGCTTTTGCCCGAAAACCTGGTTGAAGGCGAAAAATCGCTGTTAAAGGAGGCCTACGCCCTTCTTCCCCGCGTTCCCTTCGATAAGCTCGATATCCTTGTAATAGACCGCATCGGAAAGGACATTTCGGGCATCGGCATGGACTCCAACGTCACGGGCAGGCACCGGGACCTGACCGGCGATTTCAACGTTTCTCCCCGCCCCAAACGCATATTTGTACGGGAGCTTTCGGAAAAATCGGGCGGGAACGCCAACGGAATCGGCCTTGCTGATTTCACCACATCACGGCTTGTGGCCGCCATCGACAGGAAAAAAACCTACTTGAACGCCCTTGCGGCCATTTCCCCGGAAAAGGCGGCGGTGCCCATGCATTTCGACACCGATTCCGAGGCCCTTTCCGCCTGCCTTGAAACCTGCGGCTGCGACGATCCTCAAAAAGTGCGCCTGGTCAGGATAAAAGACACCGCACACCTTGATATTTTGGAGGTTTCGGCGGGCCTTGCCGGTGAAATCGCCCAAAACCCGTCCTTGAGCCTTGTTTCGGATTTCCGGCCCATGATTTTCGATTCGGAAAAAAATCTCATCTCCCTTGCCTGA
- the prmC gene encoding peptide chain release factor N(5)-glutamine methyltransferase translates to MTRTSETWTVGKALQWTAGYFSEKGVDSPRLTAEVLLAKILSLTRTQLFLRFDQPLTAVELADFKNIIKRRASREPLAHITGEREFFSLPFSVSPDVLIPRPETEMLVETALSAMDSMKDLAPMSVLDLGTGSGAIICALAWERPGNAFTGLDRSEKALSVARKNAEKLGLGHIRLLASDWFSALPVGEKFHVIVSNPPYIPSRVIPTLSPEVCRHEPVSALDGGPDGLDAIRAIISRAPEFLHPGGCLIFEIGFDQKEAATALFTESGRFGEPEFVKDYAGHFRVAKARIKGQ, encoded by the coding sequence ATGACCCGGACCAGCGAAACTTGGACGGTCGGCAAGGCCCTTCAATGGACGGCGGGGTATTTTTCCGAAAAGGGCGTTGACAGCCCGCGCCTCACCGCCGAAGTACTGCTCGCAAAAATCCTTTCCCTCACCCGCACGCAGCTTTTTCTGCGCTTTGACCAGCCCCTCACCGCCGTAGAGCTTGCCGACTTCAAAAACATCATCAAACGGCGCGCAAGCCGCGAGCCTCTGGCCCACATAACTGGCGAGCGCGAGTTCTTCTCCCTGCCCTTTTCCGTTTCGCCCGATGTATTGATACCCCGGCCTGAAACCGAAATGCTCGTTGAAACCGCCCTTTCGGCAATGGACTCCATGAAGGACCTCGCCCCGATGTCTGTTCTGGATTTGGGAACAGGAAGCGGCGCGATAATCTGCGCCCTTGCCTGGGAAAGGCCCGGAAACGCCTTTACCGGCCTGGACAGAAGCGAAAAGGCCCTTTCAGTGGCCAGGAAAAATGCGGAAAAGCTCGGCCTCGGCCATATCCGGCTCCTTGCGTCGGACTGGTTCTCGGCCCTGCCCGTCGGCGAAAAATTCCACGTGATCGTCTCGAATCCGCCCTATATTCCGTCAAGGGTGATTCCCACCCTTAGCCCGGAAGTCTGCCGCCACGAGCCTGTCTCCGCCCTGGACGGCGGCCCGGACGGCCTGGACGCCATACGCGCCATCATTTCCCGCGCGCCGGAGTTCCTGCATCCGGGCGGATGTTTGATCTTCGAGATAGGCTTTGACCAGAAGGAAGCCGCCACAGCCCTTTTCACCGAATCGGGCCGTTTCGGCGAACCCGAATTCGTAAAGGACTACGCCGGGCATTTCCGGGTTGCGAAGGCACGGATCAAAGGTCAATAA
- the rho gene encoding transcription termination factor Rho, translating into MAPDKLEVSNLNLASLKNKKIADLNKMAKEFNVENASGMRKQDLIFAILQAQTEKNGVIHGEGTLEILPDGFGFLRAPDYNYLPGPDDIYVSPSQIRRFNLRTGDTVSGQIRQPKESERYFALLKVETVNFEDPDVSREKILFDNLTPLYPERRIQLERGYDNYSMRIMDLLTPIGFGQRGLIVSPPRTGKTMLLQNVANSIVANHKEVFLIVLLIDERPEEVTDMQRSVEAEVISSTFDEPAQRHVQVAEMVIEKAKRLVEHQKDVVILLDSITRLARAYNTVVPPSGKILSGGVDSNALHRPKRFFGAARNVEEGGSLTIIATALVDTGSRMDEVIFEEFKGTGNMELQLDRRLADKRTFPAIDINRSGTRKEELLLSPEVLNRVWILRKLLTSLNPVDAMEFLLDKMRGTKDNEEFLRSMNQ; encoded by the coding sequence ATGGCTCCAGACAAGCTCGAGGTAAGCAACTTAAACCTCGCCTCACTCAAAAACAAAAAAATCGCCGATCTCAACAAGATGGCCAAGGAATTCAACGTTGAGAACGCCTCCGGAATGCGCAAGCAGGACCTTATCTTCGCCATACTCCAGGCCCAGACCGAAAAGAACGGCGTGATCCACGGCGAGGGCACCCTTGAAATCCTGCCGGACGGCTTCGGCTTTCTGCGCGCCCCGGATTACAACTACCTGCCCGGCCCGGACGACATCTACGTCTCCCCAAGCCAGATAAGGCGCTTCAACCTGCGCACCGGCGACACCGTGAGCGGCCAGATACGCCAGCCCAAGGAGAGCGAGCGCTACTTCGCCCTTTTGAAGGTGGAGACGGTCAATTTTGAAGACCCGGACGTGTCGCGGGAAAAAATCCTCTTCGACAACCTGACCCCCCTCTACCCCGAACGCCGCATCCAGTTGGAGCGGGGCTACGACAACTACTCCATGCGCATCATGGACCTTCTGACCCCCATCGGCTTCGGCCAGCGCGGGCTCATCGTCTCGCCGCCCCGAACCGGCAAGACCATGCTTTTGCAGAACGTGGCCAACTCCATCGTGGCCAACCACAAGGAGGTCTTCCTCATCGTGCTCCTCATCGACGAGCGCCCCGAGGAAGTCACGGACATGCAGCGTTCCGTCGAGGCCGAGGTCATAAGCTCCACCTTCGACGAACCGGCCCAGCGCCACGTCCAGGTGGCCGAGATGGTCATCGAAAAGGCCAAGCGCCTGGTGGAGCACCAGAAGGACGTCGTCATCCTTTTAGACAGCATCACCCGCCTGGCCCGCGCCTACAACACCGTGGTTCCGCCTTCGGGCAAAATCCTTTCGGGCGGCGTGGACTCCAACGCCCTGCACAGGCCCAAGCGCTTTTTCGGCGCGGCCCGAAACGTGGAGGAGGGCGGCAGCCTCACCATCATAGCCACCGCCCTGGTTGACACCGGAAGCCGCATGGATGAAGTCATCTTCGAGGAATTCAAGGGCACCGGCAACATGGAGCTTCAGCTCGACCGCCGCCTTGCCGACAAGCGCACCTTCCCGGCCATAGACATCAACCGCTCCGGCACCAGGAAGGAGGAACTCCTCCTTAGCCCCGAAGTCCTGAATCGCGTGTGGATACTGAGAAAACTCCTCACCAGCCTCAATCCGGTGGACGCCATGGAATTTTTACTTGATAAAATGCGCGGAACAAAAGATAATGAGGAGTTTTTGCGTTCGATGAACCAGTAG